In Anaerolineae bacterium, the following are encoded in one genomic region:
- a CDS encoding dTDP-4-dehydrorhamnose 3,5-epimerase family protein: MHDVVIKPLVTFSDDRGFFREVLRDDDGLLRRFGQTSFTKSYPGVIKAFHWHQKQDDLWYVALGMARVVLYDRRPDSPTYRVTQQIFAGEDNPMLILIPAGIAHGYQVLGDRPVYLFYHTTESYNRAEPDEQRIPYDDPEIGFDWSLHFR; the protein is encoded by the coding sequence ATTCACGACGTAGTGATTAAACCACTGGTCACCTTCTCCGATGATCGCGGTTTCTTCCGCGAGGTGCTGCGCGATGATGATGGATTGCTGCGCCGGTTCGGCCAGACCAGCTTTACCAAGAGCTATCCCGGTGTGATCAAAGCCTTTCACTGGCATCAGAAGCAGGACGATTTGTGGTACGTGGCGCTGGGTATGGCCCGCGTCGTGCTGTACGACCGGCGGCCAGACTCGCCCACCTACAGGGTGACCCAGCAGATCTTTGCGGGGGAGGACAACCCCATGCTGATTCTGATCCCGGCGGGAATCGCTCATGGCTATCAGGTGCTGGGGGATCGCCCTGTCTATCTCTTTTACCATACTACCGAGAGCTACAATCGAGCGGAACCGGATGAGCAGCGCATCCCTTACGACGACCCGGAGATCGGGTTTGACTGGTCGCTTCATTTTCGGTGA
- the dnaN gene encoding DNA polymerase III subunit beta, with product MKVSVLQENLAKGLSIVGRAVPTRPTMQVLGNVLLETEEGRLKLAATNLELGITAWIGARVEEDGAITVPARTFIDLINQLSPERVDLDLDVRNLTLKVHCGATNSNIKGIDSNEFPLIPQAGEAPGIAIPGAVLREMISQTVFAAATDDNRPILTGVYTRLTSDGIVMAAADGYRLSVRTAPLEIGTPRTTELIIPARTLAELGRIISDDDEEVLMSIPQGRNQVIFHLKNVDVASTLLDGKFPDYNAIIPRSFTTSTIAYTADLLRACKRADIFARDVNNNAKVSVIPAETPSAPGIVRLSATSTERGSADAIVDATVEGDKQEISFNVRYLIDVLNVIREEQVVLQSNGPTAPGVIKPVGRDDFIHVIMPMSIGR from the coding sequence ATGAAGGTTTCGGTTCTTCAAGAAAACCTGGCCAAAGGCTTGAGCATTGTGGGACGCGCCGTGCCCACCCGCCCGACCATGCAGGTTCTGGGCAATGTGCTGCTGGAAACCGAAGAAGGCCGCCTGAAGCTCGCCGCAACCAATCTGGAACTGGGCATCACGGCCTGGATCGGGGCGCGGGTGGAAGAAGACGGCGCGATCACCGTGCCGGCTCGCACATTCATCGACCTGATCAACCAGCTCTCACCGGAGCGCGTGGACCTCGATCTGGATGTGCGCAACCTGACCCTCAAGGTGCACTGCGGTGCAACTAATAGCAACATCAAGGGCATTGATTCCAACGAATTCCCGCTAATCCCACAGGCTGGCGAGGCGCCCGGCATTGCCATCCCCGGCGCAGTACTACGCGAGATGATCTCGCAGACGGTATTCGCCGCCGCTACCGATGACAACCGCCCCATCCTGACCGGCGTATACACGCGCCTGACCTCCGACGGCATCGTCATGGCAGCGGCGGATGGCTACCGGCTCTCGGTGCGCACCGCACCGTTGGAGATTGGCACGCCCCGCACTACCGAACTGATCATTCCGGCGCGCACCCTGGCTGAACTGGGCCGGATCATCAGCGATGACGATGAAGAAGTCCTGATGAGCATCCCGCAGGGCCGCAACCAGGTCATCTTCCATCTCAAGAATGTGGATGTCGCCTCCACCCTGCTGGATGGTAAATTTCCGGACTACAACGCTATCATCCCCCGCAGCTTCACGACCAGCACCATTGCCTATACCGCCGACCTGCTGCGTGCCTGCAAACGGGCCGATATTTTTGCCCGTGATGTCAACAACAACGCCAAGGTAAGCGTCATCCCGGCGGAAACACCTTCCGCGCCGGGCATTGTCCGCCTGAGCGCCACTTCGACCGAACGCGGCAGCGCCGATGCTATCGTCGATGCAACTGTCGAAGGCGACAAACAGGAGATCAGCTTCAACGTCCGCTACCTGATCGATGTGCTCAATGTGATCCGCGAGGAACAGGTCGTGCTGCAGAGCAACGGCCCCACCGCCCCTGGCGTGATCAAGCCGGTTGGCCGCGATGACTTCATCCATGTCATCATGCCCATGAGCATCGGCCGCTAG
- a CDS encoding CPBP family intramembrane metalloprotease has protein sequence MAVQFSILVIATALTVAAGWLARRSDRDPASRPAFLLAWAALLSGFVSYALLTYLSLLGVDTATAQEMGLGADVALRGLAGVLLAAGSAIYLWLFVWGRGLRRVIARLLPAPRAERWDDTTPWREQNRGFDPDSMAHAFGLGAVQLLFFQTLTDFVIAGGQAGLAAAGLDQTEVMLSSAFTAILLLSGTLAGVGLGQDRDWRQVLTRLGLRPPTANELIVGAGMAVVLLAFQFCAGGVWMMLAPQDVFDQQTQLSQAIAGSVASLPAAFLVALFSSVGEEIAFRGALQPVVGLWPTAALFALTHVQYQFTPALLIILAVGVVLGWTRKHYGTAAAIATHFLYNFSLLALAVAASQLIGQ, from the coding sequence ATGGCTGTACAGTTCTCTATCCTGGTCATCGCCACTGCCCTGACCGTGGCTGCTGGTTGGCTGGCCCGCCGCAGCGACCGGGACCCGGCATCCAGACCGGCCTTCCTGCTGGCCTGGGCGGCTCTGCTCTCCGGCTTTGTGAGCTACGCCCTGCTCACCTATTTGAGTCTGCTGGGTGTAGATACCGCCACAGCTCAGGAGATGGGTCTGGGTGCAGATGTCGCTTTGCGCGGGCTGGCAGGTGTCCTGCTGGCGGCAGGCAGTGCGATCTACCTGTGGCTGTTCGTCTGGGGGAGAGGACTGCGTCGGGTCATAGCCCGGCTGCTGCCTGCCCCCCGGGCAGAGCGCTGGGATGACACCACGCCCTGGCGCGAACAGAACCGCGGATTCGACCCCGATTCGATGGCGCATGCATTCGGGCTGGGAGCCGTCCAGTTGCTGTTCTTCCAGACCCTGACGGACTTCGTCATCGCTGGCGGACAGGCCGGTCTGGCTGCTGCCGGTCTGGATCAAACTGAGGTGATGCTGTCCTCGGCTTTCACAGCAATACTCTTACTCAGTGGGACACTGGCCGGCGTAGGATTGGGGCAGGATCGCGATTGGCGGCAGGTGCTCACCCGCCTCGGCCTGCGGCCCCCCACTGCCAATGAACTGATCGTCGGAGCAGGCATGGCCGTTGTGCTGCTGGCGTTCCAGTTTTGCGCTGGCGGGGTGTGGATGATGCTGGCGCCGCAGGACGTATTCGATCAACAAACGCAGCTCAGCCAGGCGATCGCCGGCAGCGTTGCCAGCCTCCCGGCCGCCTTTCTGGTCGCGCTCTTCTCGTCCGTTGGTGAGGAAATCGCCTTCCGCGGGGCGCTGCAACCAGTTGTCGGTCTATGGCCAACCGCGGCGCTGTTTGCCCTGACCCATGTGCAGTACCAGTTCACCCCCGCCCTGCTGATCATCCTGGCGGTGGGCGTTGTCCTCGGCTGGACACGCAAACACTACGGGACAGCAGCGGCCATCGCCACGCATTTCCTCTACAACTTCAGCCTGCTTGCCCTGGCGGTAGCAGCCAGCCAGCTGATCGGACAGTAA
- a CDS encoding OsmC family protein, producing the protein MGQAEVIWLQNQQFVGIDSTRHSVVLSGTGPEDGVGMKPSELLLVALGGCTAYDVVNILSKKRQKLTNLRILVSGEQDSDPPWAFRKIHVHYRLVGRGLDPEAVRQAIDLSKHKYCSVSATVSGSAEITTDFEVIEAD; encoded by the coding sequence ATGGGGCAGGCCGAAGTGATCTGGCTGCAAAACCAGCAGTTTGTGGGCATTGACAGCACCAGGCACTCCGTGGTGCTCTCCGGCACCGGGCCGGAAGACGGCGTGGGGATGAAGCCCTCGGAGTTGTTGCTGGTGGCACTGGGCGGTTGCACAGCTTATGATGTGGTCAATATCCTGAGCAAGAAGCGGCAGAAGCTGACCAATCTGCGCATCCTGGTCAGCGGCGAGCAGGACAGCGATCCGCCCTGGGCGTTCCGCAAGATCCATGTTCACTACCGGCTTGTTGGACGCGGCCTTGACCCGGAAGCGGTGCGGCAGGCCATCGATCTTTCCAAGCACAAGTACTGCTCGGTGTCAGCAACAGTGTCAGGCTCCGCGGAGATCACGACTGATTTCGAGGTGATCGAAGCTGATTGA
- the rdgB gene encoding RdgB/HAM1 family non-canonical purine NTP pyrophosphatase, translated as MITVLVATLNPGKQREYHDLLANLPVTWVGPADVGLDHLEVAEDGLTFEANARLKALAFARASGLPTLADDSGLQVDALNGQPGVYSARYAGPAATDEDRYRKLLSVMAAIPDDRRSARFVCVVALALPDGEVHVAQGTLEGSIGRHPRGSGGFGYDPVFVLPDGRHLAELSAMEKNAISHRARALEALRPILLAVLERLQKSGAGW; from the coding sequence GTGATCACTGTGCTGGTGGCAACGCTGAATCCGGGCAAGCAACGCGAGTACCACGACCTGCTGGCCAATCTCCCGGTGACCTGGGTGGGACCGGCGGACGTTGGCCTGGATCATCTTGAGGTAGCGGAAGATGGCCTGACCTTTGAGGCCAATGCGCGGCTCAAGGCGCTGGCATTTGCCCGTGCCTCCGGTTTACCGACGCTAGCTGATGATTCCGGGTTGCAGGTAGACGCGCTGAATGGCCAGCCGGGTGTATATTCCGCCAGGTATGCCGGCCCGGCGGCGACGGATGAAGATCGTTACCGTAAGCTCCTGAGCGTCATGGCGGCCATTCCTGATGATCGGCGGTCGGCGCGGTTTGTCTGTGTGGTGGCACTGGCGCTGCCGGATGGCGAGGTGCATGTCGCGCAGGGGACGCTGGAGGGATCGATCGGGCGTCATCCGCGGGGGAGCGGAGGATTTGGCTACGATCCGGTCTTTGTTTTGCCGGACGGTCGCCATCTGGCCGAACTATCGGCGATGGAAAAGAACGCTATCAGCCATCGGGCGCGGGCGCTGGAAGCGCTCAGGCCAATCTTGCTGGCCGTGCTGGAGCGCCTGCAAAAGTCCGGGGCAGGGTGGTAA